The following coding sequences lie in one Amycolatopsis cihanbeyliensis genomic window:
- a CDS encoding chorismate mutase, protein MTHHRTKSVDERDKQMKGNSVSTMNDENANIRLAEIRQRLDGIDRRIAESVGDRFEAVRQVGELKRATGIPMMQKGRVDAVVSRATQFEADYNIPAGTLTAIFSTLVAEACRLEDGIIGQDSE, encoded by the coding sequence GTGACCCACCATCGCACGAAATCGGTCGATGAGCGGGATAAGCAAATGAAAGGCAACTCGGTATCGACAATGAACGATGAAAACGCGAATATTCGCCTTGCCGAAATTCGACAGAGGCTCGATGGAATCGACCGCCGGATTGCCGAGAGCGTCGGCGACCGGTTCGAGGCAGTCAGGCAGGTCGGTGAATTGAAGCGCGCGACTGGCATCCCCATGATGCAGAAGGGTCGAGTGGACGCCGTCGTCTCCCGGGCTACCCAGTTCGAGGCCGACTACAACATTCCAGCAGGGACGCTAACTGCCATCTTTTCGACGCTCGTCGCGGAGGCCTGTCGACTCGAGGACGGGATCATCGGCCAGGATTCCGAGTAG
- a CDS encoding IS5 family transposase gives MTDAQWATIEPLLPKPGWLGGRGGRRAKHCRREIVDAILYVVDNGITWRALPADFPPWSTVYKHFAAWEHHDATQHLLDALRDRARLTEGRRAAPNARMIDSASVKAADTVASGSRGFDAGKKINGRKRHIAVDTVGLLICVLVTSADVQDHTAARNLLARPRYLCPSVRHLWADSGYTGTLIDWARTLFGISIEIVAKLAGQIGFVELHRRWVVERSLAWINQHRRCVRDYERLPEHHEAIVRWAMIHTISKRLTRVGSVTESVGSALLVSTSVRSASGHRTWSRTR, from the coding sequence ATGACCGACGCTCAGTGGGCTACGATCGAACCATTGTTGCCGAAGCCGGGTTGGCTGGGCGGCAGGGGTGGTCGCCGTGCGAAGCACTGTCGGCGCGAGATCGTCGACGCGATCCTGTACGTGGTCGACAACGGCATCACATGGCGGGCTCTACCGGCTGATTTCCCGCCATGGTCCACGGTGTACAAGCACTTCGCCGCGTGGGAACACCACGATGCGACCCAACATCTACTCGATGCGCTACGCGACCGGGCCCGGCTGACCGAAGGCCGCCGGGCCGCGCCAAACGCCAGGATGATCGACTCGGCCTCGGTCAAAGCCGCCGACACCGTCGCATCCGGCAGCCGCGGGTTCGACGCGGGCAAGAAGATCAACGGCCGCAAACGGCACATCGCCGTAGACACCGTCGGCCTGTTGATCTGTGTGCTGGTCACCAGCGCCGACGTCCAGGACCACACCGCCGCCCGGAACCTCCTGGCCAGGCCGCGCTACCTCTGCCCCAGCGTGCGGCACCTGTGGGCCGATTCCGGCTACACCGGCACCCTGATCGACTGGGCGAGAACCCTGTTCGGCATCAGCATCGAGATCGTCGCCAAACTCGCAGGTCAAATCGGATTCGTCGAGCTTCACCGCAGATGGGTCGTGGAACGCAGCCTGGCCTGGATCAACCAGCACCGACGCTGCGTCCGCGACTACGAACGCCTCCCCGAACACCACGAAGCCATCGTCCGCTGGGCCATGATCCACACCATCAGCAAACGCCTCACCCGAGTTGGGTCTGTAACGGAATCGGTGGGTTCGGCGTTGCTGGTTAGTACTTCTGTGCGCTCGGCCAGCGGTCACCGAACGTGGTCGCGAACGCGTTGA
- a CDS encoding prephenate dehydrogenase/arogenate dehydrogenase family protein codes for MSGADAIFDHVVVLGGGAVGMLVVETLRGRSSRTTVVDLDPAFGVSPGDGLECVVADVTSQDDLPAWVAPLREASVIVLSLPETVVKTVLLTLATHASKRALVVETCSVKADVAAALGTFWSGRPALGINPLFRPSLGIDGRRVAIVSYERGGHAESVEEALSSKGALLVRLGAAEHDRLAAITQALAHASLLVFGVAVAECRTEVSVDDLMGMAPPPFRALLSLSARVAAGDVAVYRAIQDAPGGHRIRTLMTNALADLDRAVSTDAGFEGLQTKIRDAIGPTLVAELVDTSDALLSGLR; via the coding sequence ATGAGTGGCGCGGACGCCATTTTCGACCACGTGGTAGTCCTTGGCGGCGGGGCTGTCGGGATGCTCGTCGTGGAGACGTTGCGGGGTCGATCGTCGCGAACGACGGTGGTTGACCTGGATCCGGCGTTCGGCGTCTCGCCGGGCGACGGGCTAGAATGCGTGGTCGCGGACGTCACCTCTCAAGACGATCTGCCCGCTTGGGTGGCGCCCCTGCGCGAGGCGTCGGTCATCGTACTCAGCCTGCCGGAGACCGTCGTCAAGACGGTGTTGCTCACCCTTGCGACACATGCCTCCAAGCGCGCCCTCGTCGTCGAGACCTGCTCGGTGAAAGCAGACGTGGCGGCGGCGCTAGGGACCTTCTGGAGCGGTCGACCCGCCCTCGGGATCAACCCGCTGTTCCGGCCGTCACTCGGGATCGACGGTCGACGCGTCGCCATTGTCTCATACGAGCGTGGAGGACACGCCGAGTCGGTCGAGGAGGCATTGTCCTCGAAGGGGGCGCTGCTCGTCCGGCTCGGCGCGGCGGAACACGACCGGCTCGCCGCCATCACCCAGGCGCTTGCCCACGCCTCCTTACTCGTCTTCGGCGTGGCCGTGGCTGAGTGCCGCACCGAGGTGTCCGTCGACGACCTCATGGGCATGGCGCCACCACCGTTCCGCGCTCTGCTATCCCTATCCGCGCGTGTGGCTGCCGGCGACGTCGCGGTTTACCGAGCGATCCAGGATGCCCCGGGGGGGCATCGGATACGTACCCTAATGACGAATGCGTTGGCCGATCTTGACCGGGCGGTGAGTACCGACGCGGGCTTCGAAGGTCTCCAGACGAAGATCCGGGACGCGATCGGACCGACTCTCGTCGCCGAGCTCGTCGACACATCCGACGCGCTGCTGTCCGGGCTGAGGTGA
- a CDS encoding serine hydrolase domain-containing protein has product MAAGGLSSKRLTRVREVLERHLDVSHEPGVIAVIARRGEVHIEAAGHLAHEGAGSRIPMAADTICRVASWTKSVVAACAMTLVEECTLRLTDPVDAFLPELTNMTVLVDPEGALDDTVPANRPITLHDLLTCRLGTGTIPAEPGKVPISDALRALELWDDPGSPGPSSEEYVRRLGALPLVYQPGERWMYYTPAIVLGVLVSRAAGMPLEDLARERIFEPLGMKDTTFVARREHVSRLATAYAVDEATGVRTVEGDLNDVWVPRFPFKEAASGLVTTPNDFLAFTSALLGGGTHRGERILSRPAVSLMTTDHLTAAQKAASTFVLPPGFDEGFGWGYAVGITSQRRYLGPSIGSYGWYGKYGTIWFNDPNEDMTTMLIRQTDTGWMPTSIFRDFWTAAYQAIDD; this is encoded by the coding sequence GTGGCCGCAGGTGGTTTGTCCTCGAAACGGCTTACCCGCGTTCGGGAGGTGCTTGAGCGACACCTCGACGTCAGCCACGAGCCCGGTGTCATCGCCGTTATCGCCCGCCGGGGCGAGGTCCACATCGAGGCCGCGGGCCACCTTGCGCACGAGGGCGCCGGGTCGAGAATACCGATGGCGGCTGACACGATTTGCCGTGTCGCCTCGTGGACGAAGTCTGTCGTCGCCGCCTGTGCGATGACCCTCGTCGAGGAATGCACGCTGCGCCTGACCGATCCGGTCGACGCGTTCCTCCCGGAGCTTACGAACATGACCGTGCTCGTCGATCCCGAGGGGGCGCTGGACGACACGGTTCCGGCGAACCGTCCGATCACTTTGCACGACCTGCTCACCTGCCGCCTCGGAACTGGCACGATCCCGGCAGAGCCGGGAAAGGTCCCGATCTCCGATGCGCTCCGCGCCCTGGAACTCTGGGACGACCCCGGGAGTCCCGGGCCATCTTCGGAGGAGTATGTCCGTCGTCTCGGCGCCCTGCCGCTCGTGTACCAACCGGGTGAACGCTGGATGTATTACACCCCTGCTATCGTGCTAGGCGTCCTCGTCAGCCGCGCGGCGGGCATGCCTCTCGAGGACCTCGCGCGCGAGCGGATCTTCGAGCCACTCGGCATGAAGGACACCACGTTCGTAGCCCGGCGTGAGCATGTGAGTCGGCTAGCGACCGCGTACGCGGTCGACGAGGCCACGGGCGTGCGGACTGTCGAAGGCGATCTCAACGACGTCTGGGTACCCAGGTTTCCGTTCAAAGAGGCCGCCAGCGGGCTCGTCACCACACCCAACGACTTCCTTGCCTTCACCTCCGCTCTACTAGGCGGCGGCACCCATCGCGGCGAACGGATCCTCTCCCGGCCAGCGGTGTCGCTCATGACGACAGACCACCTGACAGCAGCACAGAAGGCAGCCTCGACGTTCGTCTTGCCGCCGGGCTTCGACGAGGGCTTCGGCTGGGGTTACGCCGTAGGGATTACAAGCCAGCGCAGGTACCTCGGTCCCTCGATCGGCAGCTACGGGTGGTACGGCAAGTACGGCACGATATGGTTCAACGACCCGAACGAGGACATGACGACGATGTTAATCCGCCAGACCGACACCGGGTGGATGCCGACTTCAATCTTCCGGGACTTCTGGACGGCTGCCTACCAGGCGATCGATGACTGA
- a CDS encoding transposase, with protein sequence MSLPVGTRSVVEVPELTARVARASNPGGTTAMWVRDRLGGLWGDEDFADCYSRDGRPGLSPAQSATVSVSQFLLGLSDRDAAEAVRCRIDFKYALGLESDDPGFHHSVLGDFRDRLLRAGRADRLLDVALARLKEAGLVRKRTTQRADSTHVLAAVRDLTRLELVTEAVARGPGGTRPHRRPRARRPGRRALGPPLRPTGAFGQEPNSAQDQDQHHRGGRPSPARTSEPSSPRPAGRAPGADPAAGAGAELSLGCHGPPAVARRRVQRPAALGEADRLALRFGDPLRTSGGGHPLAGVPRARDRDLLR encoded by the coding sequence ATGTCCTTACCGGTTGGTACGCGGTCCGTGGTGGAGGTCCCGGAGCTCACCGCGCGGGTGGCTCGGGCCAGTAACCCCGGTGGTACGACGGCGATGTGGGTACGTGATCGTCTAGGCGGTCTGTGGGGGGACGAGGACTTCGCCGACTGCTACTCGCGCGACGGGCGTCCTGGGCTCTCGCCCGCCCAATCGGCCACGGTGAGCGTGTCGCAGTTCCTGTTGGGCTTGTCCGACCGCGACGCCGCCGAGGCCGTACGTTGTCGTATCGACTTCAAGTACGCGCTCGGCCTGGAGTCGGACGACCCCGGCTTTCACCACAGCGTGCTCGGCGACTTCCGCGACCGTCTGCTGCGGGCCGGCCGGGCGGACCGCCTCCTGGATGTCGCCTTGGCCCGGTTGAAGGAGGCCGGACTGGTCCGCAAGCGCACCACCCAGCGCGCTGACTCCACTCACGTCCTGGCCGCTGTGCGCGACCTGACCCGCCTGGAGTTGGTCACCGAGGCCGTTGCGCGCGGCCCTGGAGGAACTCGCCCGCACCGTCGACCACGCGCTCGACGGCCTGGTCGACGAGCACTGGGGCCGCCGCTACGGCCGACCGGTGCGTTTGGGCAAGAACCCAACTCGGCCCAAGACCAGGATCAACACCACCGGGGCGGACGCCCGTCACCTGCTCGAACCTCTGAGCCGTCATCACCCCGGCCTGCTGGACGGGCCCCGGGTGCAGACCCTGCGGCAGGTGCTGGTGCAGAACTATCACTGGGATGCCATGGGCCGCCTGCGGTGGCGCGACGCCGAGTGCAGCGGCCTGCCGCCCTCGGCGAGGCGGATCGTCTCGCCCTACGATTCGGCGACCCGCTACGCACGTCGGGGGGAGGTCACCCGCTGGCAGGGGTTCCTCGCGCACGTGACCGAGACCTGCTCCGGTGA
- a CDS encoding aminoglycoside phosphotransferase family protein, with protein sequence MMHTPDEITTDLVVTLLREQHPDLADLPVTFGASGWDNQMWRLGDDLAVRLPWATDDASELLLKEYTLVPEVASGLPLQTPLPQRLGQPSETFPQPWIVTTWVSGEPADRAPATRGDEAADTLASFLTALHRPAPADAPAGRHRRGGPLADNAVGFAYALEQAVDRGLVPEPDAVRRVWRDALAAPEWTGPAVWLHGDLHPANVLTVDGTFCGVIDFGDMCAGDPACDLAGGWLLLPDAAMDRFHRAYGSADAATLQRAMGWALIKALACLVIGDNGDKGLPGGKPTWGPPAQAALRRLAA encoded by the coding sequence ATGATGCATACTCCAGATGAGATCACTACAGATTTGGTGGTGACGCTGCTTCGCGAACAGCATCCGGACTTGGCCGATCTGCCGGTGACGTTCGGTGCGAGCGGCTGGGACAACCAGATGTGGCGGCTCGGCGACGACCTCGCAGTGCGCCTGCCATGGGCTACCGACGACGCGAGCGAGCTCTTGCTCAAGGAGTACACACTGGTCCCGGAAGTGGCGTCAGGTCTGCCGCTGCAGACGCCCTTGCCGCAGCGCCTAGGCCAGCCCTCCGAGACCTTCCCGCAACCCTGGATTGTCACGACGTGGGTCTCGGGAGAGCCTGCCGACCGAGCCCCAGCGACGCGTGGCGACGAGGCGGCTGACACCTTGGCGTCCTTCCTCACCGCCCTACACCGCCCGGCACCCGCCGATGCGCCAGCTGGGCGACATCGACGGGGCGGTCCCCTGGCTGACAACGCTGTTGGCTTTGCCTACGCGCTGGAGCAGGCCGTCGATCGCGGGTTGGTCCCCGAGCCGGACGCCGTCCGCAGGGTGTGGAGGGACGCACTGGCTGCTCCAGAATGGACCGGACCGGCGGTGTGGCTTCACGGCGACCTGCACCCGGCCAACGTCCTCACCGTCGACGGCACTTTCTGCGGCGTCATCGACTTCGGCGATATGTGCGCCGGGGACCCAGCCTGTGACCTTGCCGGCGGCTGGCTTCTTCTGCCCGACGCAGCGATGGATCGCTTCCATCGGGCCTATGGCTCGGCCGACGCGGCCACCTTGCAGCGTGCCATGGGTTGGGCACTCATCAAGGCGCTGGCTTGCCTGGTCATCGGCGACAACGGCGACAAGGGGTTGCCGGGTGGGAAGCCCACGTGGGGGCCGCCGGCGCAGGCGGCCTTGAGGCGGCTCGCCGCATAG
- a CDS encoding transposase → MHHLPRLRAQRGLPPRELLELQLHSGAERQEPAWHKHYAVRSGIEGTLCEFVHGHDMRRCRYRGQAKTHLQHVLTAIAVNIERLSRQPPGDPAAPRPPTAFQDYLDQQNIPRQRSWRAVS, encoded by the coding sequence GTGCACCACCTCCCGCGACTCCGCGCGCAACGTGGGCTTCCCCCGAGAGAGCTGCTCGAACTACAGCTGCACAGCGGCGCCGAACGGCAGGAACCAGCCTGGCACAAGCACTACGCCGTCCGCTCCGGCATCGAGGGCACCCTCTGCGAATTCGTCCACGGCCACGACATGCGCCGCTGCCGCTACCGAGGACAAGCCAAAACCCACCTGCAACACGTACTCACCGCCATCGCCGTCAACATCGAACGCCTCAGCAGGCAGCCTCCCGGCGACCCTGCGGCCCCACGACCACCAACAGCCTTCCAGGACTACCTCGACCAGCAGAACATCCCACGCCAACGCTCCTGGCGAGCCGTCAGCTAA
- a CDS encoding IS5 family transposase, protein MATTHRPSLRSRRYPSDMTDAQWATIEPLLPKPGWLGGRGGRRAKHCRREIVDAILYVVDNGITWRALPADFPPWSTVYKHFAAWEHHDATQHLLDALRDRARLTEGRRAAPNARMIDSASVKAADTVASGSRGFDAGKKINGRKRHIAVDTVGLLICVLVTSADVQDHTAARNLLARPRYLCPSVRHLWADSGYTGTLIDWARTHLR, encoded by the coding sequence TTGGCCACCACGCACCGCCCTTCGCTCAGGTCACGGCGTTATCCGTCGGACATGACCGACGCTCAGTGGGCTACGATCGAACCATTGTTGCCGAAGCCGGGTTGGCTGGGCGGCAGGGGTGGTCGCCGTGCGAAGCACTGTCGGCGCGAGATCGTCGACGCGATCCTGTACGTGGTCGACAACGGCATCACATGGCGGGCTCTACCGGCTGATTTCCCGCCATGGTCCACGGTGTACAAGCACTTCGCCGCGTGGGAACACCACGATGCGACCCAACATCTACTCGATGCGCTACGCGACCGGGCCCGGCTGACCGAAGGCCGCCGGGCCGCGCCAAACGCCAGGATGATCGACTCGGCCTCGGTCAAAGCCGCCGACACCGTCGCATCCGGCAGCCGCGGGTTCGACGCGGGCAAGAAGATCAACGGCCGCAAACGGCACATCGCCGTAGACACCGTCGGCCTGTTGATCTGTGTGCTGGTCACCAGCGCCGACGTCCAGGACCACACCGCCGCCCGGAACCTCCTGGCCAGGCCGCGCTACCTCTGCCCCAGCGTGCGGCACCTGTGGGCCGATTCCGGCTACACCGGCACCCTGATCGACTGGGCGAGAACCCATCTGCGGTGA
- the pabB gene encoding aminodeoxychorismate synthase component I codes for MKTLIVDNYDSFTYNLAHLVGQVRGVDPIVVQNNVSWASIPWSEVDNVVISPGPGKPNRPEDFGICAEIIARCELPILGVCLGHQGICKFAGARVAPAPVPMHGSGSLIQHDGVGLFAGIPSPFIAIRYHSLAADDIPDTLRVTATSEDGVVMAVEHVSRPIWGVQFHPESICTEYGREIIVNFCRLTESWADRPRVEANSGPRFTINLRRVPKMPDPDTIFSELFTESTYSFWLDSGGPATDHRARFSILGDAAGPLAEVVEYDVEKSELTSLRHGRRHVLKTSIFEYLADRCAEVAPASSHGLDLEFELGFVGFLGYEMKAETGGSLTHRNAIPDAAFVFADRAVVHDARDGSGWLLALSCDGAPDASPGAVARWLDQTADRLQRMTPRVRSDALPDEGLNGVGRVEMRHDYRAYLSRIERTLELIRSGETYELCLTNEGSVTTDADPVTLYEETRRLNPAPFGALLRFGTLSVLSASPERFMSVTGDGSVESRPIKGTRPRSEDPVEDERIRARLQASKKDRAENLMIVDLVRNDLSRVCEVGSVHVPALFDVETFATVHQLVSTVAGQLSPGMTAIDAVRAAFPGGSMTGAPKLRTMELIDELEGGPRGVYSGALGWFSLTGACDLSIVIRTITMNGPDATFGTGGAILALSDPEEEWEETRVKSTVMCSVLESLARHRCSTPEPAPR; via the coding sequence GTGAAGACGCTCATCGTCGACAACTACGACTCATTCACGTACAATCTGGCACATTTGGTCGGACAGGTACGGGGTGTCGATCCCATCGTCGTCCAGAACAATGTTTCCTGGGCGTCCATCCCGTGGAGCGAAGTCGACAACGTCGTGATCTCGCCTGGGCCGGGGAAACCCAACCGCCCGGAGGACTTCGGGATCTGCGCGGAAATCATCGCCCGGTGCGAGCTCCCGATCCTCGGTGTCTGTCTGGGGCACCAGGGAATCTGCAAGTTCGCGGGGGCAAGAGTCGCCCCCGCTCCCGTGCCGATGCATGGGAGCGGGTCCCTCATTCAGCACGACGGGGTGGGGTTGTTCGCGGGGATCCCCAGCCCCTTTATTGCTATTCGCTATCACTCTCTCGCAGCCGATGATATCCCCGACACTCTCAGGGTCACCGCGACGTCCGAGGACGGTGTTGTGATGGCCGTCGAGCACGTATCTCGACCCATCTGGGGCGTGCAGTTCCACCCGGAATCGATCTGTACGGAGTACGGTCGAGAGATCATCGTGAACTTCTGTCGGCTGACGGAGTCGTGGGCCGACCGGCCTCGCGTAGAAGCCAACTCCGGCCCCCGCTTTACCATCAATCTCCGGCGAGTTCCGAAGATGCCCGATCCCGACACGATCTTCTCCGAGCTGTTCACGGAGTCCACGTACAGCTTCTGGCTGGACAGCGGAGGGCCCGCAACCGATCACCGGGCCAGGTTCAGCATCCTCGGCGACGCGGCAGGCCCCCTCGCCGAGGTAGTTGAGTACGACGTCGAGAAGTCCGAGCTAACGAGCCTTCGCCATGGACGGCGGCACGTGCTCAAGACATCAATCTTTGAGTACCTCGCGGACCGGTGCGCGGAGGTTGCGCCAGCAAGCTCCCATGGCCTCGACTTGGAGTTCGAGCTCGGGTTCGTGGGCTTCCTCGGGTATGAGATGAAGGCGGAGACGGGCGGCTCGTTGACCCACCGGAACGCCATACCCGATGCGGCCTTCGTCTTTGCGGACCGAGCGGTCGTCCACGACGCTCGCGACGGGTCCGGCTGGCTGCTCGCCCTGAGCTGTGACGGGGCGCCGGACGCCAGCCCCGGGGCCGTCGCGCGATGGCTCGACCAGACAGCCGATCGGTTGCAGCGCATGACGCCGCGCGTTCGTTCCGATGCGCTACCCGACGAGGGCCTGAACGGTGTGGGCAGAGTGGAGATGCGGCACGACTACCGCGCGTATCTGTCGAGGATCGAACGCACCCTGGAACTCATCCGCTCCGGTGAGACGTACGAGCTGTGCCTAACCAACGAAGGCTCAGTGACGACGGACGCCGATCCCGTGACCCTCTACGAAGAGACCCGCCGGCTGAACCCAGCGCCTTTTGGGGCACTCCTCCGCTTCGGGACTCTGTCAGTGCTGAGTGCGTCGCCCGAACGCTTCATGTCCGTCACAGGCGACGGGAGCGTGGAGTCGCGACCGATCAAGGGGACGCGGCCGCGCAGCGAGGACCCGGTGGAGGACGAGCGAATTCGCGCGAGGCTCCAGGCGAGCAAGAAAGACCGGGCAGAAAACCTGATGATTGTCGACCTAGTCCGAAACGACCTCTCGCGGGTGTGCGAGGTCGGATCGGTCCACGTCCCCGCTCTGTTCGATGTCGAGACGTTCGCGACGGTGCATCAGCTCGTGTCGACAGTGGCTGGACAGCTGAGCCCAGGGATGACGGCGATTGACGCCGTCCGCGCAGCGTTCCCCGGCGGTTCGATGACCGGCGCCCCGAAGCTCCGGACGATGGAGCTGATCGACGAGCTTGAGGGTGGGCCGCGGGGGGTCTACTCTGGCGCCCTCGGGTGGTTCTCCTTGACGGGTGCCTGCGATCTGAGCATCGTCATCAGGACAATCACCATGAACGGCCCAGACGCCACGTTCGGAACCGGCGGAGCTATCCTCGCGCTGTCCGACCCCGAAGAGGAGTGGGAAGAAACGCGGGTGAAGTCAACGGTGATGTGTTCGGTCCTCGAGAGTTTGGCGCGTCACCGGTGCAGCACGCCAGAGCCAGCGCCGCGGTGA
- a CDS encoding tyrosine-type recombinase/integrase: MVHVLHSEVVGPLEPYADGFARELVRRGYAVNAAAHQLGLVAHLSRWMMSQRLEAVDLTPEALGQYVEVRRRTGHRNLRTVKALTPLLEYLRGLGSVPVMESPTPQTAAARLLQQYRDYLIEDRDLRPKVVVGYVESVRPFIEAHVRAGAGELSVLRAADVTAFMVASSRWLAPKTVQRQASALRSLLRYWHVQGLLATSLVEAVPKIATGYPAVPRALPPAQVNELLASCDRDCVTGRRDFAMLILLSRLGLRSGEVAGLGLDDVDWQCGEITVTGKGPRSDRLPLPDDVGQALVDYLCHGRPAGALDRSVFIRIKAPHHGLTAGGVTQAVAAAAHRAGVGTVYAHRLRHSAATSMLAAGASLAEIGQVLRHRGSVTTAAYATVDVAALRTLARPWPTGGVS; this comes from the coding sequence ATGGTGCACGTGCTGCACTCGGAAGTTGTGGGGCCGCTGGAGCCGTATGCCGACGGGTTCGCCCGGGAGTTGGTGAGGCGGGGATACGCGGTCAACGCTGCTGCACATCAGCTTGGGTTGGTCGCGCACCTGAGTCGCTGGATGATGTCGCAGCGGCTGGAAGCCGTGGATCTGACGCCGGAGGCGCTGGGGCAATACGTCGAGGTCCGCCGGAGGACGGGGCATCGCAACCTGCGTACGGTGAAGGCGCTGACGCCGCTGCTGGAATACCTGCGGGGCCTCGGATCAGTGCCCGTGATGGAGTCACCGACACCGCAGACGGCGGCTGCACGATTGCTGCAGCAGTATCGCGACTACTTGATCGAGGACCGTGACCTGCGGCCGAAGGTAGTGGTCGGCTATGTCGAGTCGGTGCGCCCGTTCATCGAGGCGCACGTGCGGGCCGGGGCCGGGGAACTCAGCGTGCTGAGGGCGGCAGATGTCACCGCGTTCATGGTTGCCTCCTCGCGGTGGTTGGCGCCCAAGACGGTGCAGCGGCAGGCGAGTGCGCTGCGCTCGTTGCTGCGATATTGGCATGTGCAGGGGTTGCTAGCCACCTCGCTGGTGGAAGCCGTTCCCAAGATCGCCACTGGCTATCCGGCAGTACCGCGAGCGTTGCCACCAGCGCAGGTGAATGAATTGCTGGCCTCGTGCGACCGCGATTGCGTCACTGGGCGTCGGGATTTCGCGATGCTGATACTGCTGTCGCGGCTGGGACTGCGCAGCGGTGAGGTCGCTGGGCTGGGACTGGACGACGTTGATTGGCAGTGCGGGGAAATCACTGTGACCGGCAAGGGACCCCGCAGCGACCGGCTACCGTTACCGGACGACGTGGGCCAGGCACTTGTGGACTATTTGTGCCACGGCAGACCGGCGGGTGCCTTGGACCGCAGCGTGTTCATCCGAATCAAGGCTCCGCACCACGGGCTCACGGCTGGTGGGGTGACCCAGGCAGTCGCCGCTGCCGCACATCGGGCCGGCGTGGGAACCGTGTATGCGCATCGGTTGCGGCACAGCGCGGCCACCTCGATGCTCGCCGCGGGTGCCTCGCTGGCCGAGATCGGCCAGGTTCTTCGACACCGCGGGTCGGTGACCACGGCGGCGTATGCGACCGTCGATGTTGCTGCGCTACGCACCCTGGCCCGGCCCTGGCCCACCGGGGGTGTGTCATGA